Proteins found in one Primulina eburnea isolate SZY01 chromosome 16, ASM2296580v1, whole genome shotgun sequence genomic segment:
- the LOC140816652 gene encoding uncharacterized protein, protein MINLTNLALSIIIYSAFLQVLANECVLNMEIPSYGNGSNIIGGNWDGFLTSESCGSQFKRYLYGLANHANKTEKIFLNITRQKDCLNDVSSCGFDKLTSGAGGCSDYTVTDVVSNFGIALESLNQGCENIDLDGDYEKECGTCFGTWERIVVSDDRSNVSTKEETDICKFSLLISLTSRRIQDSGWIQSIYACLGNGVHIDDQERNVKKVMFVKGLEVLIGGVIGITVVVAVALVVLFRKPSKIKPPKITEASVASVSEESSSIEISLREVYLSTNNLSELNLIGQGIAGKVYKGILSDGRHIAVKHITNDAHMETFIREVTSLSHVKHPNLVKLLGHCDGEDGSFLVYELCDNGNLSGWLFR, encoded by the exons ATGATTAATCTTACAAATTTGGCCTTGTCCATCATTATTTACTCTGCATTTTTACAAGTTTTGGCGAATGAATGTGTACTGAACATGGAAATTCCCTCATATGGGAATGGTTCAAACATCATTGGAGGGAACTGGGATGGATTTTTAACCAGTGAAAGCTGTGGATCACAGTTTAAACGATACTTATACGGATTAGCAAACCATGCTAACAAAACAGAAAAGATATTCTTGAACATCACAAGGCAAAAAGATTGCTTAAACGACGTTTCATCCTGTGGTTTCGATAAGCTAACAAGTGGAGCTGGAGGTTGTTCTGATTACACGGTGACGGATGTTGTTTCAAACTTTGGAATTGCTTTGGAAAGTTTAAATCAAGGTTGCGAGAATATAGATTTAGATGGTGATTATGAAAAAGAGTGCGGTACTTGTTTTGGAACCTGGGAACGGATCGTTGTTTCAGACGACAGGAGCAATGTCTCAACAAAGGAAGAAACTGATATCTGCAAGTTTTCGTTGCTGATTTCTTTGACAAGCCGAAGAATTCAGGATTCGGGATGGATTCAATCAATATATGCGTGCCTTGGAAATGGAGTTCATATAG ATGATCAGGAAAGAAATGTAAAGAAGGTTATGTTCGTTAAAG GTCTCGAAGTTTTGATTGGTGGTGTGATAGGGATTACAGTAGTGGTAGCTGTTGCATTGGTAGTTTTGTTTAGAAAACCAAGTAAAATAAAACCACCAAAAATAACTGAAG CAAGTGTAGCATCAGTTTCTGAAGAATCCAGCAGTATTGAGATATCTCTAAGAGAAGTTTACTTGTCTACAAACAATCTTAGTGAATTAAACCTCATTGGCCAAGGAATAGCAG GAAAAGTATACAAGGGTATCTTATCAGATGGCCGGCATATCGCGGTTAAACACATTACAAACGACGCTCACATGGAGACGTTTATCAGAGAAGTTACAAGCTTATCACATGTCAAACACCCGAATCTCGTCAAGTTATTGGGCCATTGCGATGGAGAAGACGGGAGCTTTCTTGTTTACGAACTCTGCGACAATGGCAACCTCTCTGGATGGCTATTCAGGTAA
- the LOC140816945 gene encoding dehydrodolichyl diphosphate synthase CPT3-like has translation MESKICNLATQFFEDLKSFLRRCLFFILSVGPMPKHIAFIMDGNRRYAKKQNLEEGAGHKEGYSALMNMLRYCYEFEVKYVTVYAFSIENFKRRPEEVQSTMQLIQEKIESLIEGEYVLSQYGVRVYVIGNFELLSNSVKLAAKRAMDATADNSKAVLSICIAYTSTDEIIHAIEKTCEEKSEEFRVLDSSGAGYGLIGLRCNGKNKGKSLIDVEDIEKHMRMAVAPDPDIIIRTSGETRLSNFLLWQSASSLLYSPNELWPEIGLRHLVQAILAFQRNFSYLKMRREQN, from the coding sequence ATGGAGAGCAAGATTTGTAATCTAGCAACTCAATTCTTTGAAGATTTGAAAAGCTTTCTGCGCAGATGTTTATTTTTCATTCTATCTGTTGGACCTATGCCAAAGCATATTGCATTTATCATGGATGGTAATCGGAGATATGCAAAGAAGCAAAATTTAGAAGAAGGGGCCGGCCATAAGGAGGGGTATTCCGCTCTTATGAACATGCTAAGATATTGTTACGAGTTTGAGGTGAAATACGTGACTGTTTATGCTTTTAGCATAGAAAATTTCAAAAGAAGGCCTGAAGAAGTTCAATCCACTATGCAGTTGATTCAAGAAAAGATTGAATCGttaattgagggggagtatgtACTTAGCCAATACGGAGTGAGGGTGTATGTTATTGGAAATTTTGAACTATTGAGCAATTCTGTCAAGTTGGCAGCCAAAAGGGCTATGGACGCCACTGCTGATAATTCAAAAGCTGTGTTATCAATTTGCATCGCCTATACGTCAACAGATGAGATAATCCATGCCATTGAAAAAACTTGCGAAGAAAAATCAGAAGAGTTCAGAGTCCTTGACAGTAGTGGTGCCGGATATGGTTTAATTGGACTAAGATGTAATGGGAAAAATAAAGGCAAGTCTCTCATCGATGTGGAAGATATCGAGAAACATATGCGTATGGCTGTTGCGCCTGATCCTGATATCATAATACGTACTTCAGGCGAGACCCGTTTAAGCAATTTCCTTCTATGGCAAAGTGCATCATCCCTTCTGTACTCCCCCAACGAACTTTGGCCAGAGATTGGACTTCGGCATTTGGTGCAAGCAATTTTGGCTTTCCAAAGAAACTTTTCTTATTTGAAAATGAGACGGGAACAAAATTAA
- the LOC140817512 gene encoding uncharacterized protein yields MAALAPGILLKLLNGLNTGVKPTSEHRSSLLQVTDIVPADLDEKILLPKHGFYIKISDSSHSIYASLPFDQDDLVLSNKVQLGQFIYVDNLEPGSPVPVVKGIKPIPGRHPLVGTPEPLMGLRQKGEKAEQKTNGKSSSCQRRGSWGKGPNGSEVLESPRSLKPVPLDFDQCTPMKERPHSAVKFADNFQMSPMIRGKTMRDGSAVRSSVGGALLSKMTEAKAEVPIIRKSFAFSSVSKFPRSKSVCDRDQMISMSPFNISEKKSSTPPPRLRNAIPTTFPPIGGSSENNSKSKIISNSPFKSSYSNFTDDTSLHFNLPGKLSILGKEAVQQRETAQKIALQALRDASATENLVRSLKMFSNLTRSAKPDAPESCFNQFLDFHNQIVQVVAEIVSIQAATAATEMAKKSRAEPREDEEGDSTVLHEIVSNSMNQRKTESNASKRRADLYKSIAAFPERIEQTSILGKHLKSSTINQKVNLDRKGAFTTMESANECDENKKPALSCSLSNTIKLGRQVETEAGNWFMEFLEDALEKGMKKSKGGAEMHDRKLPQSLILKVINWLEMEQSDRSKRPVHPRAAQVARKLRIKMKNP; encoded by the exons atggcGGCTTTGGCACCCGGGATTCTGTTGAAGCTGTTAAATGGGTTGAATACAGGGGTTAAGCCCACAAGTGAGCACAGGAGCTCCCTTCTGCAGGTCACGGATATTGTGCCTGCAGATTTGGATGAAAAAATTCTTCTGCCTAAACATGGTTTTTACATCAAGATATCCGATTCTTCACATTCCATTTACGCGAGCCTGCCTTTTGATCAAGATGATCTTGTTCTGAGCAACAAAGTGCAATTGGGGCAGTTCATTTATGTGGATAATTTAGAACCTGGGTCGCCTGTTCCGGTGGTTAAAGGGATTAAACCGATCCCGGGAAGGCACCCTTTGGTGGGTACACCGGAGCCATTGATGGGGTTGAGGCAAAAGGGGGAGAAAGCAGAACAAAAAACCAATGGAAAAAGTTCTTCATGTCAAAGGAGGGGTTCTTGGGGGAAAGGGCCTAATGGGAGTGAAGTTCTTGAATCACCAAGAAGTTTGAAGCCAGTTCCATTGGATTTCGATCAATGCACACCCATGAAAGAGAGGCCTCATAGTGCAGTGAAATTTGCTGACAATTTTCAAATGTCACCTATGATAAGAGGGAAAACGATGAGGGATGGAAGTGCGGTAAGATCTTCTGTTGGGGGCGCTCTCTTGTCTAAAATGACAGAGGCGAAGGCTGAAGTACCCATAATTCGGAAAAGTTTTGCCTTCAGTTCCGTGTCTAAGTTTCCTAGGAGCAAGAGCGTATGTGACCGAGACCAAATGATATCCATGAGCCCTTTCAACATATCT GAAAAAAAGAGCTCAACGCCACCTCCAAGACTGAGGAATGCGATTCCAACTACATTTCCCCCCATCGGTGGAAGTTCAgagaataactcaaaatcaaAGATCATTTCAAATTCACCATTTAAGTCTAGTTATTCAAACTTCACAGATGACACCAGCCTTCATTTCAACTTACCAGGAAAGCTTAGCATCCTTGGAAAG GAAGCAGTTCAACAGCGAGAAACAGCACAGAAGATTGCACTTCAAGCACTTAGAGATGCTTCAGCCACTGAAAATCTTGTTCGATCTCTCAA GATGTTTTCAAATTTGACCAGATCAGCTAAACCGGATGCCCCGGAAAGCTGTTTTAACCAGTTTCTTGATTTCCACAACCAGATTGTTCAAGTAGTTGCTGAAATAGTGTCCATTCAAGCAGCAACTGCTGCTACTGAAATGGCTAAAAAATCTCGTGCAGAACCCAGGGAAGATGAAGAAGGGGACAGCACTGTTTTACATGAAATAGTGTCTAATTCAATGAACCAACGGAAAACAGAATCAAATGCATCGAAAAGAAGAGCTGACCTTTACAAATCCATCGCAGCTTTTCCCGAAAGAATCGAGCAAACGTCTATCTTGGGAAAGCATTTGAAATCATCCACAATCAACCAAAAAGTGAACTTGGATAGAAAGGGAGCCTTTACAACCATGGAATCTGCAAACGAGTGCGATGAGAACAAAAAACCAGCTTTATCTTGTAGTTTATCCAACACTATCAAACTAGGGAGGCAGGTTGAAACTGAAGCAGGAAACTGGTTCATGGAGTTTTTAGAGGACGCATTGGAAAAGGGTATGAAAAAGTCGAAAGGAGGGGCAGAAATGCATGATAGGAAACTCCCACAATCACTTATATTGAAGGTGATAAATTGGCTAGAAATGGAGCAGAGTGACAGAAGTAAGAGGCCAGTGCATCCCAGAGCCGCACAGGTTGCAAGAAAGTTGAGGATCAAGATGAAGAACCCttga
- the LOC140817354 gene encoding receptor-like cytoplasmic kinase 176: MGQSYVSSEVRGTLGYVDPEYQKNHHVHPSTDVYSFGIVLLQLLSGQRVINLDVTRPMPLSKMAKNLMKGGDITEFADPKLNGEYSVEGFQLLFKLALSCTGLKQQRPSMERVVAVLEKARRVSER; encoded by the exons ATGGGGCAATCCTATGTGAGCTCTGAAGTTCGAGGGACACTTGGTTATGTCGACCCCGAGTACCAGAAAAATCACCACGTCCATCCATCAACAGATGTTTACAGTTTTGGGATTGTTCTTCTGCAACTTCTGTCGGGACAACGAGTCATTAATCTTGATGTTACAAGACCAATGCCTCTGAGTAAAATG GCTAAAAATCTGATGAAAGGAGGGGATATAACAGAGTTTGCTGATCCAAAACTGAATGGAGAATACTCTGTCGAGGGGTTTCAACTATTGTTCAAGCTGGCCTTATCTTGTACTGGGCTTAAGCAGCAACGCCCATCGATGGAACGTGTTGTTGCAGTTCTTGAGAAAGCTCGTCGTGTTTCAGAAAGATGA